A window from Streptomyces subrutilus encodes these proteins:
- a CDS encoding MDR family NADP-dependent oxidoreductase, which produces MSASLPRTTREVRLASVPVGLPTRDHFVVTEAPLPEPGADRVLVRNRHFLVFPGLRTLIGGEVDGVPLPALRPGDALFGPCVGEVVAAPAGGPLRPGDVVAHLQGWREYALVSAAECAPLGDALPDPVAHLAQGSTAYGALTRLAGVREGDVVFVTGAAGAVGSLAGQIARLLGARRVIGSTGSPWKAERLVAELGYDAVVLRGAGSVADQLAAVAPEGIDVLVDTVAGGQLTAALGAARHGARFALVGALSGQLSARRAGGSAPVEIDAFRLVVKGVSLRGYSGADHPDVEEEWTGRFGAWLRSGEIAFPHVRIAGIDRAPQALQELIEGRHFGAVVVEL; this is translated from the coding sequence ATGAGCGCGTCCCTGCCCCGCACCACCCGTGAAGTCCGGCTCGCCTCCGTACCCGTGGGGCTGCCCACGCGGGACCACTTCGTCGTCACCGAGGCCCCGCTGCCCGAACCGGGAGCGGACCGGGTGCTCGTCAGGAACCGTCACTTCCTGGTCTTCCCCGGGCTGCGCACCCTGATCGGCGGCGAGGTCGACGGGGTGCCGCTGCCCGCGCTGCGTCCGGGCGACGCCCTGTTCGGCCCCTGCGTCGGCGAGGTCGTCGCGGCCCCGGCCGGCGGTCCGTTGCGCCCGGGTGACGTCGTGGCGCACCTGCAGGGGTGGCGGGAGTACGCCCTGGTGTCCGCCGCCGAGTGCGCGCCCCTGGGCGATGCGCTGCCCGATCCGGTCGCCCACCTGGCCCAGGGGTCGACGGCCTACGGTGCGTTGACCCGCCTCGCCGGTGTCCGGGAGGGCGACGTGGTCTTCGTCACCGGAGCGGCGGGAGCGGTGGGCTCGCTGGCGGGGCAGATCGCCCGGCTGCTGGGTGCCCGGAGGGTGATCGGCAGCACCGGCTCGCCGTGGAAGGCGGAACGGCTGGTGGCCGAGCTGGGCTACGACGCGGTCGTCCTGCGCGGAGCCGGGTCCGTGGCGGACCAGCTCGCCGCGGTGGCCCCCGAGGGCATCGACGTCCTGGTCGACACGGTCGCGGGCGGGCAGCTGACCGCGGCGCTGGGTGCGGCGCGCCACGGTGCTCGGTTCGCCCTGGTGGGGGCGCTGTCCGGACAATTGTCGGCGCGGCGGGCCGGCGGCAGCGCGCCGGTGGAGATCGACGCCTTCCGCCTCGTGGTCAAGGGCGTCTCGCTGCGCGGGTACAGCGGTGCGGACCATCCGGACGTGGAGGAGGAGTGGACCGGCCGGTTCGGCGCGTGGCTGCGCTCCGGCGAGATCGCCTTCCCCCACGTACGGATCGCGGGCATCGATCGCGCGCCGCAGGCGTTGCAGGAACTGATCGAGGGCCGGCACTTCGGGGCCGTCGTGGTGGAGTTGTAG
- the dhaK gene encoding dihydroxyacetone kinase subunit DhaK: MKKFVNDPKDYVPEMLEGLALANPDTLRYVPEYNLVMRADAPKENKVSVVQGSGSGHEPAHVMTVGPGMLDAACPGDVFAAPPADFVYETVKRLASPKGVLLLVNNYTGDRMAFEMAEELSRADGVSVRTLFIDDDVAVQDSTYTIGRRGVAGNFFVMKAVGAAAERGADLDEVHRIGEKVNSVTRTMGMALTACTPPAKGSPLFELPDDAVEMGVGIHGEPGREREQLRPARDMVRELVDAVVDDLPFTGGDSVALMANGLGGTPIGELYLVYGLAHKQVVARGIDVWRSYVGEYCTSLDMAGASITLVRLDDEIRGLLGDPAQIPVRVF, from the coding sequence ATGAAGAAGTTCGTCAACGACCCGAAGGACTACGTCCCCGAGATGCTGGAGGGGCTGGCGCTGGCCAACCCCGACACGCTGCGGTACGTCCCCGAGTACAACCTGGTCATGCGGGCCGACGCCCCGAAGGAGAACAAGGTGTCCGTCGTGCAGGGCTCCGGTTCCGGGCACGAGCCGGCGCACGTGATGACGGTCGGCCCGGGCATGCTCGACGCCGCCTGCCCCGGCGACGTCTTCGCCGCACCGCCGGCCGACTTCGTCTACGAGACGGTCAAACGGCTCGCCTCCCCCAAGGGCGTCCTGCTCCTGGTCAACAACTACACCGGGGACCGGATGGCGTTCGAGATGGCCGAGGAGCTGTCCCGGGCCGACGGGGTGAGCGTCCGCACCCTCTTCATCGACGACGACGTGGCGGTGCAGGACTCGACGTACACCATCGGCCGGCGCGGGGTGGCCGGCAACTTCTTCGTGATGAAGGCCGTGGGCGCCGCCGCCGAGCGGGGCGCGGACCTCGACGAGGTCCACCGGATCGGCGAGAAGGTCAACTCCGTCACCCGCACCATGGGCATGGCACTCACCGCGTGCACGCCCCCGGCCAAGGGATCACCGCTGTTCGAACTGCCCGACGACGCGGTCGAGATGGGCGTCGGAATCCACGGCGAGCCGGGCCGCGAACGGGAGCAGCTCCGGCCGGCGAGGGACATGGTCCGCGAGCTGGTCGACGCGGTCGTGGACGACCTGCCGTTCACCGGCGGCGACTCGGTCGCCCTGATGGCCAACGGCCTGGGCGGCACCCCCATCGGCGAGCTGTACCTGGTGTACGGGCTGGCCCACAAGCAGGTGGTGGCACGCGGCATCGACGTGTGGCGCAGCTACGTGGGCGAGTACTGCACCTCGCTCGACATGGCCGGCGCGTCCATCACGCTGGTCCGGCTGGACGACGAGATCAGGGGTCTGCTCGGCGATCCGGCGCAGATCCCCGTCCGGGTGTTCTGA
- the dhaL gene encoding dihydroxyacetone kinase subunit DhaL, with translation MTTPSTSAGDLAFVVRTIARTAVDHEQDFGDLDAVAGDGDFGFSLARGFEIVLADWDTLDADTPPEFLKRVAVVISKRVGGTSGPLWGTAFLRAAGVVTDRSELDASDAVAMLRAAAEGIKARGRSDLGDKTLLDALIPMTDALERRLADGEPPASAAELAALAAATARTAADATTPMQARRGRQSYTGERSIGSPDPGAVAVAVMAERVAAEWEGHD, from the coding sequence ATGACAACGCCCTCGACATCCGCCGGCGACCTCGCCTTCGTCGTCCGGACCATCGCCCGGACCGCGGTCGACCACGAGCAGGACTTCGGTGACCTCGACGCCGTCGCGGGAGACGGCGACTTCGGCTTCTCGCTCGCCCGCGGCTTCGAGATCGTCCTGGCCGACTGGGACACCCTCGACGCGGACACCCCGCCCGAGTTCCTCAAGCGGGTCGCCGTGGTGATCTCCAAGCGGGTCGGCGGCACCTCGGGACCGCTGTGGGGCACCGCCTTCCTGCGGGCCGCCGGCGTCGTGACGGACCGCTCGGAGCTGGACGCGTCGGACGCGGTCGCCATGCTGCGGGCCGCCGCCGAAGGGATCAAGGCGCGCGGCAGGTCCGACCTCGGGGACAAGACGCTGCTGGACGCCCTCATCCCGATGACCGACGCTCTGGAACGGCGACTGGCCGACGGCGAACCGCCCGCCTCGGCCGCCGAGCTCGCCGCCCTGGCCGCCGCGACGGCCCGGACCGCGGCCGACGCGACGACACCGATGCAGGCCAGGCGCGGGCGGCAGAGCTACACCGGTGAGCGCAGCATCGGCTCGCCGGACCCCGGAGCGGTGGCGGTCGCGGTGATGGCGGAGCGCGTCGCGGCCGAGTGGGAGGGGCACGACTGA
- a CDS encoding HAD-IA family hydrolase, which produces MSALVYDCDGVLADTERHGHLPAFNATFEEFGLPVRWSDAEYARKVKVGGGKERMKTLLTPDFVAAAGLPADPAALDGEVARWHRRKTEIYTGIIRGGAIPARPGVRRIAEAAAAAGWTLAVASTSAEPAVRSVLELAMGPELASRFAVFAGDVVRRKKPAPDIYAYAVRTLGLDPSAVVAIEDSRNGMLAALGAGLACAVTTSAYTGEEDFAGASLVVTSFGDPPPRETVTRVLHDPLGVHPGPWVELADLAAVLSAGPPPPPPWQELT; this is translated from the coding sequence GTGTCCGCGCTGGTCTACGACTGCGACGGCGTCCTCGCCGACACCGAGCGCCACGGACACCTGCCCGCGTTCAACGCGACGTTCGAGGAGTTCGGGCTGCCGGTGCGCTGGAGCGACGCCGAGTACGCGCGGAAGGTGAAGGTCGGTGGCGGCAAGGAGCGGATGAAGACGCTGCTGACGCCGGATTTCGTGGCCGCGGCGGGCCTGCCGGCCGATCCCGCGGCACTGGACGGGGAGGTCGCCCGCTGGCACCGGCGCAAGACCGAGATCTACACCGGGATCATCCGCGGCGGCGCGATTCCGGCCCGCCCCGGGGTGCGGCGGATCGCCGAGGCGGCGGCCGCGGCCGGATGGACCCTCGCGGTCGCCTCCACCTCCGCCGAACCGGCCGTCCGCAGCGTCCTCGAACTCGCCATGGGCCCCGAACTGGCCTCCCGGTTCGCCGTGTTCGCCGGAGACGTGGTCCGGCGGAAGAAGCCGGCCCCGGACATCTACGCGTACGCCGTGCGCACGCTGGGCCTCGACCCGTCGGCCGTCGTCGCGATCGAGGACAGCCGCAACGGCATGCTGGCCGCGCTCGGCGCCGGACTCGCCTGCGCCGTCACCACCAGCGCGTACACCGGCGAGGAGGACTTCGCCGGCGCCTCCCTCGTGGTCACCTCGTTCGGCGACCCGCCGCCCCGGGAGACCGTCACCCGGGTGCTGCACGATCCCCTCGGCGTGCACCCGGGGCCCTGGGTGGAGTTGGCGGACCTGGCCGCCGTGCTCAGCGCCGGACCGCCCCCGCCACCGCCTTGGCAGGAACTGACGTAG
- a CDS encoding class II fructose-bisphosphate aldolase has translation MGVAPLTEILSGPFAHRYAVPAVNVFNDLTMEAVLAAAVEKRSPLIVQTSVKTVKSIGSDVLYAMWTSMTAGIEVPVALHLDHCPERDVITECLRRGWNSVLFDASKLPVEENMRQTVEVVAEARSHGAAVEGEIESITGVEDGVGSDTAAAQQSLEVALEFLRTTRVDVFAPAIGNAHGSYRQAPVLDAQRVSDIVAAYPVPIALHGGSGLSDEQFHDLISRGCAKVNISTALKETFMKSGLAFLETAAERDTWDPPSLFRAVRRDVVELTGSLMTVFGSAGRAG, from the coding sequence GTGGGTGTCGCACCGCTGACCGAGATCCTCTCCGGACCGTTCGCGCACCGGTACGCCGTACCGGCCGTCAACGTGTTCAACGATCTGACGATGGAGGCCGTGCTGGCCGCGGCGGTCGAGAAGCGGTCGCCGCTGATCGTGCAGACCTCCGTCAAGACGGTGAAGTCCATCGGCAGCGACGTGCTGTACGCGATGTGGACGTCCATGACGGCCGGGATCGAGGTGCCCGTCGCCCTGCACCTCGATCACTGTCCGGAGCGCGACGTCATCACGGAGTGTCTGCGGCGGGGCTGGAACTCGGTGCTGTTCGACGCGTCGAAGCTGCCGGTCGAGGAGAACATGCGGCAGACCGTCGAGGTCGTCGCCGAGGCCCGCTCCCACGGGGCGGCCGTCGAGGGCGAGATCGAGTCGATCACCGGTGTGGAGGACGGCGTGGGCAGCGACACCGCCGCCGCGCAGCAGTCCCTGGAGGTGGCCCTGGAGTTCCTGCGGACCACCCGGGTCGACGTCTTCGCCCCGGCGATCGGGAACGCCCACGGGTCGTACCGGCAGGCTCCGGTGCTCGACGCCCAGCGGGTGTCGGACATCGTGGCGGCGTACCCCGTGCCGATCGCGCTGCACGGCGGGAGCGGCCTGTCCGACGAGCAGTTCCACGACCTGATCTCCCGGGGGTGCGCGAAGGTCAACATCTCGACCGCCCTCAAGGAGACGTTCATGAAGTCCGGGCTGGCGTTCCTGGAGACGGCGGCGGAGCGGGACACGTGGGACCCGCCCTCGCTCTTCCGGGCGGTCCGCCGGGACGTCGTCGAGCTGACCGGTTCGCTGATGACCGTGTTCGGCAGCGCCGGCCGGGCGGGATGA